Genomic window (Caldinitratiruptor microaerophilus):
GCCCAGCACCGGGATGCCCAGTTCGAACACCGCCGGGTCGATGCGCGGGGCGCTCTCGGCGTACACGCTGGCCGGACCGCCCGACAGGACGATCGCCCGGACGTTTCGCGCCCGGTACTGCTCCACCGGCGTAGTGGGCGGCCAGATCTCGCAGTACACCCGGCTCTCGCGGATGCGGCGGGCGATCAACTGGTTGTACTGGGCACCGAAGTCCACGACGACGGTGAGTTCCGAAGACACGCCCTGCCACCCCTACTCCTGGCCGGCCGCCGCGTACACTTCCGGCCGCAGCACGCAGATTGCCCGCAGGTTCCGGTACTTCTCGTTGAAGTCGAGCCCCATCCCCACCACGAACCGGTCGGGGATCTCGAACCCCCGGTAGTCGATCGGCACGTCCACCTGGCGCCGGGACGGCTTGTCCAGGAGCGCGGCCACCCGGAGGCTCGCCGGGTTGCGCGGGAGGAGGTAATCCCGCAGGAAGCGGAGCGTGAGCCCCGTGTCGACGATGTCCTCCACCACCAGCACGTCCCGGCCGTCAAGCTCGTACTCGAGGTCGAGCAGGACCCGGTGCACGCCCGTGGTCCGGGTGCCTGCGTAACTGACGATGCGCATGAAGTCCAGAGAGGCAGGGACACGGATCCATCGGAACAGGTCCGCCGTGAACAGGGCCGCCCCCTTCAGAATGCCCACCACCACGAGGTCGCGGCCGCGGTAGTCCTCCGTGATCGTCTCCCCGAGCTCTTGGATCCGCTTCTGCAGCTGGTCTTCCGGAATCAGGACCTCAGCGATGTCCTCCCAGAGGTCGTGGCCCACCGGTGCCGCCTCGCCTTCCGCCCTCGAACTTGCCGCGTTCTCCAGCACGTCCCTATCGTACACGTTTCACGTGTGGCTGTGTAGGCAAGGAGGGGACGGCGAACCCACCTCAGAAACCGTATGGACGGGGG
Coding sequences:
- the hpt gene encoding hypoxanthine phosphoribosyltransferase, with amino-acid sequence MGHDLWEDIAEVLIPEDQLQKRIQELGETITEDYRGRDLVVVGILKGAALFTADLFRWIRVPASLDFMRIVSYAGTRTTGVHRVLLDLEYELDGRDVLVVEDIVDTGLTLRFLRDYLLPRNPASLRVAALLDKPSRRQVDVPIDYRGFEIPDRFVVGMGLDFNEKYRNLRAICVLRPEVYAAAGQE